A genomic window from Sphingobacterium spiritivorum includes:
- a CDS encoding glycosyltransferase: protein MPENPFSSEAGNLTRCRQILSYFEQRKEKMQVDFISFINWNEESIIKFKNHYPNIKLRIVPFKMKKGNIIQYFLNDKLQKEINNMLKDSDIDRVSPYFKRQLKRIIAEERYDTVIISYAEYGNVIDKDIKAYSIIDTHDFITLQHIAKESKSKSSKMGSRLESEMKILKKFDEIWTYSVEEQFIYEQFTKKKVSLLPISFDSNKSNIVLKDRVYDILYVASDNFHNIRSMEWFQESVLPLIGQFKIGIVGKIGRVVKDADNIVKLGMVDDLEKVYQNAKICICPMLSGTGIKIKVLEALSYGLPVVTNRRGIDGLINKSQNGCLVAQDPAEFASRIIQLLTDHQYYEKISDEGDNYFRNNHSRKREVEILDRIMLNN from the coding sequence ATGCCTGAGAATCCTTTTTCCTCAGAAGCTGGTAATTTGACGAGATGTCGTCAAATCCTCAGCTATTTTGAACAGAGAAAAGAGAAAATGCAAGTTGATTTTATTTCATTTATAAACTGGAATGAGGAGAGTATAATTAAATTTAAAAATCATTATCCTAATATAAAATTAAGAATAGTACCTTTTAAAATGAAGAAAGGTAATATTATTCAGTATTTTTTAAATGATAAGCTTCAGAAGGAAATTAATAATATGCTGAAAGACAGTGATATAGATAGGGTTTCTCCTTATTTCAAAAGACAATTGAAGCGAATCATAGCTGAAGAACGTTATGATACGGTGATTATTAGTTATGCGGAGTATGGAAATGTGATCGATAAAGATATAAAAGCATATTCAATCATAGATACTCATGATTTTATTACATTACAACATATAGCAAAAGAGAGCAAAAGCAAATCTTCAAAAATGGGAAGCAGATTAGAATCCGAAATGAAGATATTAAAGAAATTTGATGAGATCTGGACGTATTCTGTGGAAGAACAGTTTATTTATGAGCAGTTTACGAAAAAGAAAGTCAGCTTGTTGCCAATCTCCTTTGATAGTAATAAAAGTAATATTGTATTAAAAGACAGAGTATACGACATACTTTATGTGGCTAGTGATAATTTTCATAATATCCGAAGTATGGAATGGTTTCAGGAATCAGTCCTGCCTTTAATCGGGCAATTCAAAATAGGAATTGTTGGGAAAATAGGACGTGTCGTTAAAGATGCAGATAATATTGTAAAGTTAGGTATGGTTGACGACTTAGAGAAAGTCTATCAAAATGCTAAAATCTGCATTTGCCCTATGTTAAGTGGTACCGGAATAAAGATTAAGGTTTTAGAAGCACTTTCTTACGGATTGCCAGTCGTCACAAACAGGAGGGGGATAGACGGTCTTATTAATAAAAGTCAAAACGGATGTCTTGTTGCTCAGGATCCTGCCGAATTTGCAAGTCGTATTATACAACTGCTAACAGATCACCAATATTATGAAAAAATATCCGATGAGGGGGATAACTATTTTAGAAATAATCATAGTCGTAAGCGTGAGGTGGAAATTTTGGATCGAATTATGTTGAATAATTAA
- a CDS encoding glycosyltransferase family 2 protein → MKVSLIISTYNWPVALSLCLKSILTQSTFPDEILIADDGSGEETAEVIKRYQQIFPFPVIHVWQPDEGFQKTKIWNKTLVRCSGDYIVQIDGDVLLHSCFVEDHIKFAKPNSFVRASRVYMDQEYSTKKISEMSVNVNPFSKGVSNFFSAFRFRPFWSFFETNYKVKGNEKWEIHGCNMAFWKKDAIKVNGYNEDFVGWGPEDKEFIARLMNSGVNKRFLKFGGIVFHLWHKINTRERLLKNEELFELTKQKKLTYCNNGIDKYI, encoded by the coding sequence ATGAAAGTATCATTAATTATATCTACATATAATTGGCCTGTTGCATTGTCATTATGCCTGAAAAGTATTCTTACACAATCCACTTTCCCGGATGAGATTTTGATCGCAGATGATGGCTCAGGAGAAGAAACTGCGGAGGTAATTAAGAGGTATCAACAGATCTTTCCTTTTCCTGTTATACATGTCTGGCAGCCTGACGAGGGTTTTCAGAAGACGAAAATATGGAACAAAACTCTGGTTCGCTGCTCAGGTGACTATATTGTACAGATTGATGGAGATGTGTTACTACACTCCTGTTTTGTTGAAGATCATATTAAGTTTGCTAAACCCAATTCATTTGTCAGAGCAAGTAGAGTTTATATGGACCAAGAATACTCTACAAAAAAGATCAGCGAGATGTCTGTAAACGTTAATCCTTTTTCTAAAGGTGTGTCTAATTTCTTCAGTGCTTTCCGGTTCCGTCCGTTTTGGAGCTTCTTTGAAACAAACTATAAAGTCAAAGGAAATGAAAAATGGGAAATACACGGATGTAATATGGCCTTTTGGAAAAAGGATGCAATTAAGGTGAATGGCTATAACGAAGATTTTGTCGGTTGGGGTCCTGAGGATAAAGAATTCATTGCCCGCCTTATGAACAGTGGGGTAAATAAAAGATTTCTGAAATTCGGAGGAATTGTATTTCATCTTTGGCATAAGATAAATACTAGAGAGAGGTTGCTAAAAAATGAAGAGCTCTTTGAGCTAACCAAACAAAAGAAACTTACCTATTGCAATAACGGTATTGATAAATATATATAA
- a CDS encoding glycosyltransferase, whose translation MNKNQILEELAIIILNYNSSMDVRRQVNTLLDEGIEKTCFYIIDNDSSDGQNLAGFCRDTNLFFHEMGSNLGYAHANNWAIKKAKSDGKNFFLILNPDIYIDANCISELCNNLAQDPDLAVVGPRIMFKDKENMIFSDGGILRPKRGFEGGHVNCLLELQDVSITGLNYNLEYVTGSAMLFRWEVLEDMGFMYEHLFMYYEESEWCYRIKQSKRWKIAINTDVKAYQTDSSRGETYEYYMTRNRIWLCRKYGGNIYKAIKNRWRLMKAVYRRKDLSSSEKKSFIKKVLSGIWDGFKLDLQQSH comes from the coding sequence ATGAACAAAAATCAGATATTAGAAGAATTAGCAATAATTATTCTGAACTATAATTCAAGTATGGATGTCCGTCGTCAGGTCAATACTCTTCTGGATGAAGGTATAGAAAAGACGTGTTTTTATATCATTGATAATGATTCATCTGACGGTCAGAACCTTGCCGGATTTTGCAGGGATACTAACCTTTTTTTTCATGAGATGGGGAGTAACTTAGGTTATGCTCACGCCAATAACTGGGCAATAAAAAAAGCAAAAAGTGATGGCAAAAATTTCTTTTTGATCCTCAATCCGGATATATATATTGATGCCAACTGTATATCGGAATTATGTAACAACCTTGCTCAGGATCCAGATCTGGCAGTAGTGGGACCACGAATCATGTTTAAAGATAAAGAAAACATGATTTTTTCAGACGGAGGAATATTAAGACCGAAAAGGGGATTTGAAGGGGGACATGTTAACTGCTTACTGGAACTGCAGGATGTATCTATAACAGGATTAAACTATAATCTGGAGTATGTAACAGGTAGTGCCATGCTCTTCCGATGGGAAGTACTTGAAGATATGGGCTTTATGTACGAGCACCTTTTTATGTATTACGAAGAATCTGAATGGTGTTATCGTATCAAACAGTCTAAAAGATGGAAAATTGCTATCAATACGGATGTCAAAGCATATCAGACAGATAGCTCCCGTGGAGAAACCTATGAGTACTATATGACCCGAAACAGAATCTGGTTATGTAGAAAATATGGAGGTAATATTTACAAAGCGATCAAAAACAGATGGCGATTAATGAAAGCTGTTTACAGGAGAAAAGACCTAAGTTCTTCGGAAAAAAAATCGTTCATAAAAAAAGTGCTCTCAGGCATATGGGATGGTTTCAAATTAGACCTTCAACAAAGCCACTAG